Proteins encoded by one window of Sorangium aterium:
- a CDS encoding DUF1552 domain-containing protein, translating into MNRRIFLRGLGGACVAAPFLGSILDRTVMAQQAAPPKRLIVMFTPYGCITTRWFPKKSHGPLTAADLQPTTLKHLAPHVDKLLMPRGIRAMNEWTAKLERGQGNDPHTQVNGSYFTCHPVTPNSDDPFSFDQATKFNAQPTGPSLDHVIARQLTPQGTPLLLNTAGQNENPQSAISYSAAVTLFKGVNASQAFSSLTGLFEAGKPTSPDTYAAMRGKSVLDVVKDDLQRLERFDMSRSDKQKLAAWKELLSSTGNVVASAQCNTSLATALGATQENVALAITRPSVDDVLTQRISDSLDGADLCSNLAVLAAACNANPVILLKYPGNYVFKGLGVNRESASLSRRLDNAGMTGTCVPGAIDMLLTIDDYYARKFAHLVEQLNRIEEGDGTLLDNCAAVWFQDVSDGCARNLNNLPIVQAGSAGGYFKTGWAVNVDDGSPDLTTGNSEITCADGTSDQVDAISQETGTDPSLANAPINKYYCSLMNALGVKAGPDGFPARGGSGPVTHFGMYDRTEDFIGGGTNPPTIHDPGEFTALKASS; encoded by the coding sequence ATGAACCGAAGAATTTTCCTCCGGGGGCTGGGCGGAGCTTGCGTCGCGGCGCCGTTCCTCGGCTCGATCCTCGACCGAACCGTGATGGCGCAGCAGGCCGCGCCGCCGAAGCGGCTGATCGTGATGTTCACGCCCTATGGCTGCATCACGACGCGGTGGTTCCCGAAGAAGTCGCACGGGCCGCTCACCGCCGCGGACCTCCAGCCGACGACGCTCAAGCACCTGGCGCCTCACGTCGACAAGCTCCTCATGCCCCGAGGCATCCGCGCGATGAACGAGTGGACGGCGAAGCTGGAGCGGGGGCAGGGGAACGATCCCCACACGCAGGTGAACGGGTCGTACTTCACTTGCCACCCGGTCACGCCCAACAGCGACGACCCGTTCAGCTTCGACCAGGCGACGAAGTTCAACGCCCAACCGACCGGTCCCTCGCTGGACCACGTCATCGCACGACAGCTCACCCCGCAAGGCACGCCGTTGCTCTTGAACACGGCTGGTCAGAACGAAAACCCTCAGTCGGCGATCTCCTACTCCGCCGCCGTGACCCTCTTCAAGGGCGTCAACGCGTCGCAGGCCTTCAGCAGCCTCACGGGCCTCTTCGAGGCGGGGAAGCCGACGTCTCCGGACACCTACGCGGCGATGCGCGGCAAGAGCGTCCTCGACGTCGTGAAGGACGATCTGCAGAGGCTCGAGCGGTTCGACATGAGCCGTTCCGACAAGCAGAAGCTCGCAGCCTGGAAGGAGCTCCTCAGCTCGACAGGAAACGTGGTGGCTTCTGCGCAGTGCAACACGTCGCTCGCCACGGCGCTCGGCGCGACGCAAGAGAACGTCGCCCTGGCGATCACGCGCCCGAGCGTCGACGACGTGCTGACGCAGCGAATCTCGGACAGCCTGGATGGAGCGGACCTCTGTTCGAACCTCGCCGTGCTCGCGGCGGCGTGCAACGCGAACCCCGTCATCCTCCTGAAATACCCCGGGAACTACGTCTTCAAGGGGCTCGGCGTGAACCGCGAGAGCGCCAGCCTCTCGCGTCGCCTGGACAATGCGGGCATGACGGGCACCTGTGTCCCGGGGGCCATCGACATGCTCCTCACGATCGACGACTACTATGCGAGGAAGTTCGCCCACCTCGTCGAGCAGCTGAACCGTATCGAGGAGGGCGACGGGACGCTCCTCGACAACTGCGCGGCCGTGTGGTTCCAGGACGTGTCGGACGGCTGCGCCCGCAACCTCAACAACCTTCCGATCGTCCAGGCCGGCAGCGCCGGCGGCTATTTCAAGACCGGCTGGGCCGTGAACGTCGATGACGGCTCGCCCGATCTCACGACCGGCAACAGCGAGATCACGTGTGCCGACGGCACGTCGGACCAGGTCGACGCGATCTCCCAAGAAACAGGGACCGATCCGTCGCTCGCCAACGCGCCGATCAACAAGTACTACTGCAGCTTGATGAACGCCCTCGGCGTCAAGGCAGGACCGGATGGCTTCCCGGCGCGGGGCGGTTCGGGGCCGGTGACCCACTTCGGCATGTACGACCGGACGGAGGACTTCATCGGCGGCGGGACCAATCCCCCGACCATCCACGATCCAGGCGAGTTCACCGCGCTCAAGGCGAGCTCCTGA
- a CDS encoding kelch repeat-containing protein, protein MRSSRYPGVALACAAVVLPAGEVWADGTPSWEELPAMITPRSGHTATLLPDGRVLVAGGHGSDGTTLLREVEVYGPASKTWAPAAPLRSPLREVAATALLPSGLALSTDGEHVEVYSPALDQWQAAAPLTPGLAAPRAVALPSGKLMMLGQASGSLAGSIYDDAAGTWTPIRSLSGATARTATLLRDGRVLAAGSNRANIYDPETDSWTPTSGFLGGAMASPATRLASGDVLFVGGYPFWNTHTSQHYLPKADVWVAIPGHDPFYDPYPECFPDGDYDMGLGVSLLPSGSVLLTGGMVTYICGIQDQNGQLLNEWRYSEFSAALELYDPAKAFWVPLEVEPPETMARGYHTATSLDDGSVLIVGGLVASGSPVDAPVPTASALLFHERAPLGAACEAGGDCASGFCADSVCCDAACAGPCDACAASAGATKDGACTPISGTPCDDTGACLKGGVCEAGTCAGGVPAPDGTPCDDAEVCSATSTCEAGACVAASPASCQATDGCHEPPACDPALGCSGRAPEKPDGARCDFAGTPDAWQAAARMPNEMKHAHTATLLQDGTVLVLGVEDSSATRGMAMRYDPSMDRWQLIEGTTPQVRSIMRPTPLLRDGTVLVISGDRVDRFNPATGAWEQAAPLMVRSHMFGTATLLQDGRVLVMGGSDASAEVYDPAADVWTLVATANARRYNHTATLLQDGRVLVAGGSSDDGASAEVYDPATDVWTPVASMRQARAAHAATLLQDGRVLVVGGSSEGIARAIAELYDPANDTWTSAGEMVAPRYINEVVLLADGRVLVVGDLDGDGQYSLDYTAELYDPARGIWSPGPALNIPLTYSVRARLDDGRVLIAGGTLGSPYYPSPLVHLYVPGQRPGSGVCQAGVCVPSAGGEGGAGSSGGGEGGSGGAAGSGGDASGAGGSEGTTSTSAGATSGTGEGGSAGGAGAQSGAGGGPPGGDSGGWHCQMGPGFQGTPPWLVLLGGLAALRARRRAVRIRGAA, encoded by the coding sequence ATGCGATCGAGCCGGTACCCGGGAGTTGCCCTGGCCTGCGCGGCGGTGGTGTTGCCAGCGGGAGAGGTCTGGGCCGACGGAACGCCGTCCTGGGAGGAGTTACCTGCGATGATCACCCCGCGCAGCGGGCATACGGCCACGTTGCTCCCGGATGGCCGGGTGCTCGTGGCGGGCGGCCACGGCAGCGACGGGACAACGCTCCTTCGAGAGGTCGAGGTCTATGGCCCGGCGAGCAAGACGTGGGCGCCCGCCGCGCCGCTCCGCAGCCCGCTCCGCGAGGTCGCCGCGACGGCCCTCCTGCCGAGCGGGCTGGCCCTCTCGACGGACGGCGAGCATGTCGAGGTCTATTCCCCGGCTCTCGATCAGTGGCAAGCGGCGGCGCCCCTGACGCCGGGCCTCGCCGCGCCCCGCGCCGTGGCCCTCCCGAGCGGCAAGCTGATGATGCTCGGCCAGGCGTCGGGCTCCCTCGCGGGCAGCATCTATGATGACGCCGCGGGCACCTGGACCCCCATCCGATCGCTGAGCGGCGCGACCGCCAGGACCGCGACGTTGCTCCGCGACGGCCGCGTGCTCGCAGCGGGCAGCAACCGCGCCAATATCTACGATCCGGAGACCGATTCCTGGACACCGACCTCCGGGTTCCTCGGCGGGGCCATGGCGTCCCCCGCGACGCGGCTCGCCAGCGGCGATGTCCTCTTCGTGGGCGGATACCCCTTCTGGAACACGCATACCTCGCAGCATTACCTCCCCAAGGCCGATGTCTGGGTGGCGATCCCGGGGCATGACCCTTTCTACGACCCGTATCCTGAATGCTTCCCGGACGGGGACTACGACATGGGCCTGGGCGTCTCGCTGCTTCCCAGCGGAAGCGTCCTCCTGACAGGAGGCATGGTGACGTACATCTGCGGAATCCAGGACCAGAATGGCCAGCTCTTGAACGAGTGGCGCTACAGCGAGTTCAGCGCCGCGCTGGAGCTGTATGATCCGGCGAAGGCTTTCTGGGTACCCCTCGAGGTGGAGCCGCCGGAGACGATGGCGCGCGGGTATCACACGGCGACGAGCCTCGACGACGGCAGCGTGCTGATCGTCGGCGGGCTTGTCGCGTCCGGCTCGCCCGTCGATGCGCCGGTGCCGACGGCCTCCGCCCTGCTCTTCCACGAACGCGCGCCGCTCGGCGCGGCCTGTGAGGCCGGCGGCGACTGCGCGAGCGGCTTCTGCGCGGATTCGGTCTGCTGCGATGCGGCCTGCGCCGGTCCGTGCGACGCGTGCGCGGCCTCGGCGGGGGCCACGAAGGACGGCGCCTGCACGCCGATCTCGGGCACGCCCTGCGACGACACTGGCGCGTGCCTCAAGGGGGGTGTCTGCGAGGCGGGCACCTGCGCCGGCGGCGTCCCTGCACCCGACGGAACCCCGTGCGACGACGCCGAGGTGTGCTCCGCGACGAGCACATGCGAGGCGGGCGCTTGCGTCGCGGCGAGCCCGGCGAGCTGCCAGGCGACGGACGGCTGTCACGAGCCTCCCGCATGCGATCCTGCGCTCGGGTGCTCGGGGCGTGCGCCCGAGAAGCCGGACGGCGCGCGCTGCGATTTCGCCGGGACGCCGGATGCCTGGCAGGCCGCGGCGCGGATGCCGAACGAGATGAAGCACGCCCACACGGCCACGTTGCTGCAGGACGGCACGGTGCTGGTCCTCGGGGTGGAGGATAGCTCGGCCACACGCGGGATGGCGATGCGCTACGACCCGAGCATGGATCGATGGCAGCTCATCGAGGGGACGACTCCGCAGGTGCGGTCGATCATGCGCCCCACGCCGCTGCTGCGGGACGGCACGGTCCTTGTGATCAGTGGCGATCGCGTGGACCGGTTCAACCCGGCCACGGGCGCATGGGAGCAGGCTGCGCCCCTCATGGTCCGGAGTCACATGTTTGGCACGGCGACGCTGCTCCAGGACGGGAGGGTGCTCGTCATGGGGGGCAGCGACGCGTCCGCGGAGGTGTATGACCCCGCCGCGGACGTCTGGACCTTGGTCGCGACCGCGAACGCGCGGCGATACAACCACACGGCGACGCTGCTCCAGGACGGCAGAGTGCTGGTCGCGGGCGGCAGCAGCGACGATGGGGCGAGCGCCGAGGTGTACGACCCGGCGACCGACGTCTGGACGCCTGTGGCGTCGATGCGCCAGGCACGCGCGGCGCATGCGGCCACGCTGCTCCAGGACGGCAGGGTGCTCGTGGTGGGGGGCAGCTCCGAGGGCATCGCCCGCGCGATAGCCGAGCTCTACGATCCGGCGAACGACACCTGGACGTCAGCGGGGGAGATGGTCGCCCCACGGTATATCAATGAGGTCGTGCTTCTTGCCGACGGCAGGGTGCTCGTGGTGGGCGATCTGGATGGTGATGGTCAGTATTCGCTCGATTATACGGCTGAGCTTTACGATCCTGCGAGGGGCATCTGGTCGCCGGGGCCGGCCTTGAACATCCCGCTCACCTATAGCGTGAGGGCGCGGCTGGATGACGGTCGCGTTCTGATAGCGGGCGGCACGCTCGGCAGTCCGTACTACCCGTCCCCCCTCGTGCACCTCTATGTTCCTGGGCAGCGTCCGGGCTCAGGGGTGTGCCAGGCTGGCGTATGCGTGCCCAGCGCAGGTGGAGAGGGTGGCGCCGGCAGCAGCGGTGGCGGAGAGGGCGGCAGCGGCGGCGCTGCCGGAAGCGGCGGCGATGCCAGCGGTGCCGGCGGCAGCGAAGGCACCACGAGCACGAGCGCAGGCGCTACCAGCGGGACGGGCGAAGGAGGGAGCGCCGGTGGAGCCGGCGCGCAGAGCGGCGCTGGTGGCGGCCCGCCAGGCGGCGACAGCGGTGGTTGGCATTGCCAGATGGGGCCCGGATTCCAGGGGACACCCCCATGGCTCGTCCTCCTCGGGGGGCTCGCTGCCCTGCGCGCGCGCCGGCGCGCCGTGAGGATCCGCGGCGCTGCGTGA
- a CDS encoding DEAD/DEAH box helicase: MPLVFLPGDLRFFLWDDTAVDRLAARSLGATTPAEAVVVSEAGRAVRKTGEAAALLDGLSALASMAQDDLGRAPPSVAAWSLASKLALDLVVRERVVPRVVPAGAAGGRTEARWAVSLAAPEDAARVAALARAMPPAAHAVPAGAQAAPAHEGRGRPRGPRAAEVWSAEALLRAFLDAAADALARGGATDRPARAPRPAHAPWERRLVLALTGPQRAFAAEGLAERALVADLDAWIRPALGACDALRACFRLELPQGDRGFVLRFLLQATDDASLLVPAADVWKTQGRMLKALGRAFSDAEEVLLGALGAAARLFAPIARALGEARPERVDLDPAEAWAFLAQAAPALGEAGFGVVVPGELLASGQRRLRLRMRVGAARRTAGVVAGSAGLGLDEALDFVWEAALGDEALSARELAALARQKSPLVRHRGAWVVVVPEELAEIARRLEAGGGRISAREALEGALAGETHVDGLAVPVVAEGALARAMERLRSGAERAAAPPAGFVGTLRPYQARGVAWLQTMASLGLGACLADDMGLGKTVQLLAFLVGRRAAAPEDTRPTLLVAPTSVVGNWEREAARFAPALPLVRHYGEGRARSAEELASRASGASERPAQGSDGGARRAGGGLVLTTYGLLRRDAAALAAVDWAAVVLDEAQNIKNASSRTARAARALRAPHRVAMTGTPVENRLAELWSILEFANPGLLGPLEAFRRAYAVPIERYGDRKAAERLRRVAGPFLLRRIKNDPAVLQDLPPKDEARVFCALTREQVTLYQAALDEAMRRIEEAEGIERRGLVLSLLTVLKQICNHPAQCLGEAGPLAGRSGKLARLTEMLEEALAAGDRALVFTQFREMGDRLVRHLAPSLDTEVLFLHGGTPRLARDEMVRRFQDDPRGPRVFVLSLKAGGAGLNLTAASHVFHFDRWWNPAVEDQATDRAHRIGQRRAVQVHKLVCAGTVEEKVDRMLEQKRDLAAQVVGQGEAWITELDDAALRELFALSRDAVTGAGELDDREEPEPDPAKERGDALDGRGVPEGERGAHEGGRGDSPRARQVRRAESRRAGAGPRVNRARGGAPT; the protein is encoded by the coding sequence ATGCCGCTCGTCTTTCTGCCCGGCGATCTCCGCTTCTTCCTCTGGGACGACACGGCCGTGGATCGGCTCGCGGCCCGGTCGCTCGGCGCGACGACCCCGGCGGAGGCGGTCGTGGTCTCCGAGGCGGGCCGGGCCGTGAGGAAGACCGGAGAGGCCGCGGCGCTCCTGGACGGCCTGTCCGCGCTCGCCAGCATGGCCCAGGACGACCTCGGGCGAGCTCCGCCGTCCGTCGCCGCATGGAGCCTGGCGAGCAAGCTCGCCCTCGATCTCGTGGTGCGCGAGCGGGTCGTGCCCCGCGTGGTGCCGGCCGGCGCCGCAGGGGGGCGCACGGAGGCCCGCTGGGCGGTGTCGCTCGCCGCCCCGGAGGACGCCGCGCGCGTCGCGGCGCTCGCCCGGGCCATGCCGCCGGCCGCGCACGCGGTGCCAGCGGGCGCGCAGGCCGCCCCCGCTCACGAGGGCCGCGGGCGCCCCCGCGGGCCCCGCGCCGCGGAGGTCTGGTCCGCCGAGGCCCTGCTGCGCGCCTTCCTGGACGCCGCGGCCGACGCGCTCGCGCGCGGCGGCGCCACCGATCGCCCGGCGCGCGCGCCGCGCCCCGCGCACGCCCCGTGGGAGCGTCGGCTGGTGCTCGCCCTGACGGGTCCGCAGCGCGCCTTCGCCGCAGAAGGCCTCGCCGAGCGCGCGCTCGTGGCCGATCTCGACGCATGGATCCGGCCCGCGCTCGGCGCCTGCGACGCGCTGCGCGCCTGCTTCCGGCTGGAGCTGCCCCAGGGCGACCGCGGCTTCGTGCTCCGCTTCCTGCTGCAGGCGACCGACGATGCCAGCCTGCTCGTGCCCGCCGCCGACGTGTGGAAGACCCAGGGGCGCATGCTGAAGGCGCTCGGGCGGGCGTTCTCCGACGCCGAGGAGGTCCTCCTCGGCGCGCTCGGCGCCGCGGCGCGGCTCTTCGCGCCGATCGCCCGCGCCCTCGGCGAGGCGCGGCCGGAGCGCGTGGACCTCGACCCCGCGGAGGCGTGGGCCTTCCTCGCGCAGGCCGCGCCGGCGCTGGGCGAGGCCGGGTTCGGCGTGGTCGTGCCGGGCGAGCTCCTGGCCTCGGGGCAGCGCCGCCTGCGCCTTCGCATGCGCGTCGGCGCGGCGCGCCGCACCGCCGGCGTCGTCGCGGGCAGCGCCGGGCTCGGCCTCGACGAGGCGCTCGATTTCGTGTGGGAGGCGGCGCTCGGCGACGAGGCGCTCTCCGCGCGCGAGCTCGCCGCCCTCGCGCGGCAGAAATCGCCGCTCGTCCGGCACCGCGGGGCCTGGGTGGTCGTGGTCCCCGAGGAGCTCGCCGAGATAGCGCGGCGCCTCGAGGCCGGCGGCGGTCGCATCTCGGCGCGCGAGGCGCTGGAGGGCGCGCTCGCCGGCGAGACCCACGTCGACGGCCTGGCCGTCCCCGTGGTCGCCGAGGGCGCGCTCGCGCGCGCGATGGAGCGGCTCCGCTCGGGCGCCGAGCGCGCCGCCGCGCCGCCCGCGGGGTTCGTGGGGACGCTGCGCCCGTACCAGGCGCGCGGCGTCGCCTGGCTGCAGACGATGGCGAGCCTCGGCCTGGGCGCCTGCCTCGCCGACGACATGGGCCTGGGCAAGACCGTCCAGCTGCTCGCGTTCCTTGTCGGCCGGCGGGCGGCGGCGCCCGAGGACACGCGCCCGACGCTGCTCGTCGCCCCGACGTCGGTCGTCGGCAACTGGGAGCGGGAGGCGGCGCGGTTCGCCCCTGCCCTGCCCCTCGTGCGGCACTACGGCGAGGGGCGCGCCCGCTCGGCCGAGGAGCTCGCGTCGCGGGCCTCCGGCGCGAGCGAGCGGCCCGCCCAGGGAAGCGACGGCGGCGCGCGCCGCGCGGGCGGCGGGCTCGTCCTGACCACGTACGGCCTGCTCCGCCGCGACGCCGCGGCGCTCGCCGCCGTCGACTGGGCGGCCGTCGTGCTGGACGAGGCGCAGAACATCAAGAACGCCTCGTCGCGCACCGCCCGCGCCGCGCGCGCGCTCCGCGCCCCGCACCGCGTCGCAATGACCGGAACGCCCGTCGAGAACCGCCTCGCCGAGCTCTGGTCGATCCTCGAGTTCGCGAACCCCGGACTGCTCGGCCCGCTCGAGGCGTTCCGGCGCGCCTACGCGGTGCCCATCGAGCGCTACGGCGACCGGAAGGCCGCAGAGCGGCTCCGGCGCGTCGCCGGGCCGTTCCTGTTGCGACGCATCAAGAACGATCCCGCCGTGCTTCAGGACCTTCCGCCGAAGGACGAGGCCAGGGTCTTCTGCGCGCTCACGCGCGAGCAGGTGACGCTCTACCAGGCGGCGCTCGACGAGGCGATGCGCCGCATCGAGGAGGCCGAGGGCATCGAGCGGCGCGGGCTCGTGCTCTCGCTGCTGACGGTGCTCAAGCAGATCTGCAACCACCCGGCGCAGTGCCTCGGGGAGGCGGGGCCGCTCGCGGGCCGGTCAGGCAAGCTCGCGCGGCTCACCGAGATGCTCGAGGAGGCGCTCGCGGCGGGCGATCGCGCGCTCGTGTTCACGCAGTTCCGCGAGATGGGCGACCGGCTCGTCCGGCACCTCGCGCCCTCGCTCGACACGGAGGTCCTCTTCCTGCACGGCGGCACGCCGAGGCTCGCGCGCGACGAGATGGTGCGGCGGTTCCAGGACGATCCGCGGGGGCCGCGCGTGTTCGTCCTCTCGCTGAAGGCCGGCGGCGCGGGGCTCAACCTGACGGCGGCGAGCCACGTGTTCCACTTCGATCGCTGGTGGAACCCCGCGGTCGAGGATCAGGCGACGGACCGCGCGCACCGGATCGGGCAGCGGCGCGCGGTGCAGGTCCACAAGCTCGTCTGCGCGGGCACCGTGGAGGAGAAGGTCGACCGGATGCTGGAGCAGAAGCGCGATCTGGCGGCGCAGGTGGTCGGCCAGGGCGAGGCGTGGATCACCGAGCTCGACGACGCGGCGCTGCGCGAGCTGTTCGCGCTGTCGAGGGACGCCGTGACCGGCGCCGGCGAGCTGGACGATCGCGAGGAGCCGGAGCCGGACCCTGCGAAGGAGCGCGGCGACGCGCTGGACGGGCGCGGCGTGCCGGAAGGCGAGCGCGGCGCGCACGAAGGCGGTCGCGGCGATTCACCGCGCGCGCGGCAGGTGCGCCGCGCCGAGAGCCGGCGGGCGGGCGCGGGGCCTCGGGTGAACCGAGCGCGGGGAGGAGCGCCCACATGA
- a CDS encoding SWIM zinc finger family protein, which translates to MSPPARWASFHREAGPKPPPPARGIRMKRAGTTWWGKRWLEALERMAPDDAGRLARGRTYARAGRTHDLTVKPGLVTARVTGSQPRPYKVIVTIARLDDATWAKAIAAMAKRASFAAALLAGQMPEEIETAFQSAGTSLFPERPEDLTTACSCPDAANPCKHVAATHYVLGEAFDKDPFLLFELRGRTREQVIEAIRAARGAPARARRAGAGKGAPCAGEAPAIATVTPGKMAAKDYDAWREAPPALDVALDPPAAHAALLSQLGAPPGWTEERSPADLFGPLLRAASERAREIAMAEGAPRAREPG; encoded by the coding sequence ATGAGCCCGCCGGCGCGATGGGCGTCGTTCCACCGGGAGGCCGGGCCGAAGCCGCCGCCGCCGGCGCGAGGCATCCGGATGAAGCGGGCCGGCACGACCTGGTGGGGGAAGCGCTGGCTGGAGGCGCTGGAGCGGATGGCGCCGGACGACGCGGGCCGCCTTGCGCGCGGGCGCACGTACGCGCGCGCGGGCAGGACGCACGATCTCACGGTGAAGCCCGGCCTCGTGACCGCGCGCGTGACCGGCTCGCAGCCGAGGCCGTACAAGGTGATCGTCACGATCGCGCGGCTCGACGACGCCACCTGGGCGAAGGCGATCGCCGCCATGGCGAAGCGGGCGAGCTTCGCGGCGGCGCTCCTCGCGGGACAGATGCCGGAGGAGATCGAGACCGCGTTCCAGAGCGCCGGGACGAGCTTGTTCCCGGAGCGGCCTGAGGACCTCACCACGGCCTGCTCGTGCCCCGACGCCGCGAACCCCTGCAAGCACGTCGCCGCGACGCACTACGTGCTCGGCGAGGCGTTCGACAAGGACCCCTTCCTGCTGTTCGAGCTGCGCGGGCGCACGCGCGAGCAGGTGATCGAGGCGATCCGCGCCGCGCGGGGCGCTCCCGCGCGCGCCAGGCGGGCGGGCGCCGGCAAAGGCGCCCCCTGCGCCGGTGAGGCGCCGGCGATCGCGACGGTGACGCCCGGCAAGATGGCGGCGAAAGACTACGACGCCTGGCGCGAGGCGCCGCCGGCGCTCGACGTGGCGCTGGACCCACCCGCGGCCCACGCGGCGCTCCTGTCGCAGCTCGGCGCGCCGCCAGGCTGGACCGAGGAGCGCTCTCCGGCGGATCTCTTCGGACCGCTCCTCCGGGCGGCGTCGGAGCGGGCGCGGGAGATCGCGATGGCGGAGGGCGCGCCACGGGCGCGAGAGCCCGGCTGA
- a CDS encoding SMP-30/gluconolactonase/LRE family protein — MSSVRGFTLELSRIEYVGQGLVRPECVIAEPGGTLWTSDARGIATRIEPDGRQATLGPEVPEPNGMAMDRQGNLIVASMSGGKIHKLHRDGRSEVLLDSIDGKPLGAVNFCFIDSRDRLWISVTTRHLPWWTAVVGSIRDGYIVLVDEKGARIVADGLSLTNEVRLDAAERFLYAVETVPGRLLRFPVRDDGSLGDPEQFGPDSLGIGGYMDGFAFDAEGNIWVAAVCRNGLAVIFPDGSYQTVFEDPRPAVLETMTLKQRNGTIEPADLGACAGNTLQLPTSIAFGGPDLRTCYMGSLAMPHLLTFRAPVAGLPLAHMR, encoded by the coding sequence ATGTCATCTGTCAGGGGTTTCACCCTCGAGCTGTCTCGGATCGAGTACGTCGGGCAAGGCCTTGTCCGGCCGGAGTGCGTGATCGCCGAGCCCGGCGGCACGCTCTGGACCTCGGATGCTCGCGGTATCGCGACGCGCATCGAGCCGGATGGCAGGCAGGCGACCCTCGGCCCCGAGGTGCCCGAGCCGAACGGCATGGCGATGGATCGGCAGGGCAACCTCATCGTCGCCAGCATGTCCGGCGGCAAGATCCACAAGCTCCACCGCGACGGCCGGTCCGAGGTCCTCCTCGACTCCATCGACGGCAAGCCGCTCGGCGCCGTGAACTTCTGCTTCATCGACTCGCGGGATCGCCTCTGGATCTCCGTCACGACACGGCATCTCCCGTGGTGGACCGCGGTCGTGGGCAGCATCCGCGATGGGTACATCGTGCTCGTCGACGAGAAGGGCGCTCGCATCGTGGCCGACGGCCTCAGCTTGACGAACGAGGTGCGCCTCGACGCCGCCGAGCGGTTCCTGTACGCCGTCGAGACCGTCCCCGGCCGCCTCCTCCGGTTCCCGGTGCGCGACGACGGCAGTCTCGGCGATCCCGAGCAGTTCGGGCCCGACAGCCTCGGCATCGGCGGGTACATGGATGGCTTCGCCTTCGACGCCGAGGGCAACATCTGGGTGGCGGCCGTCTGTCGCAACGGCCTCGCGGTGATCTTCCCCGACGGCAGCTACCAGACCGTCTTCGAGGATCCGCGCCCTGCAGTCCTCGAGACGATGACCCTGAAGCAGAGGAACGGGACCATCGAGCCGGCCGATCTCGGCGCCTGCGCGGGAAACACCCTGCAGCTGCCCACGAGCATCGCGTTCGGCGGCCCCGATCTCCGCACGTGTTACATGGGGTCGCTGGCGATGCCCCACCTCCTCACGTTCCGCGCGCCCGTCGCGGGGCTCCCGCTCGCGCACATGCGCTGA
- a CDS encoding asparaginase, producing MPRVHLVTTGGTIASRVDPKTGAAVPAVRAEELVADVPALGRVAEIAVTEFCLESSWNLGPDRIAALARAVRDLQGDPEVAGVVVTHGTDTLEETAFALDLLLDGDTPVVLTGAMRDASTAGTDGPRNLVSAARIAVDPSARGLGVLVALNDEIHAARCVMKTHTTALGTFASPGVGPLGWVDGEGVRVHARPARTPTLPLAPPEPRVYLVKMASGMDDLLLRALLDAGARGVVIEGSGAGNVCGSWEGAIGALVQAGTPVVLSSRCPGGRVTPTYGAPGGGRRLRDLGVIAAGALSGPKARLALMFALGAGLDAAALRAYFDRLAG from the coding sequence ATGCCTCGTGTTCACCTCGTCACCACCGGCGGTACCATCGCGAGCCGCGTCGACCCGAAGACGGGCGCCGCCGTGCCCGCCGTCCGCGCGGAGGAGCTCGTCGCCGACGTGCCCGCGCTCGGCCGCGTCGCCGAGATCGCCGTCACCGAGTTCTGCCTCGAGAGCAGCTGGAACCTCGGCCCGGACAGGATCGCGGCGCTCGCGCGCGCCGTGCGCGATCTTCAGGGTGACCCCGAGGTGGCCGGCGTCGTCGTCACCCACGGCACGGACACGCTCGAAGAGACGGCGTTCGCGCTGGATCTGCTGCTCGACGGGGACACCCCGGTGGTGCTCACAGGGGCGATGCGGGACGCGAGCACCGCGGGGACCGACGGCCCGCGCAACCTCGTCTCGGCCGCGCGGATCGCGGTCGACCCGTCGGCGCGGGGGCTCGGCGTGCTCGTCGCGCTGAACGACGAGATCCACGCCGCGCGGTGCGTGATGAAGACCCACACGACCGCGCTCGGCACGTTCGCCTCGCCGGGCGTGGGGCCGCTCGGCTGGGTCGACGGCGAGGGCGTCCGCGTCCACGCGCGCCCCGCGAGGACGCCGACGCTGCCGCTCGCGCCGCCCGAGCCGCGGGTCTACCTCGTGAAGATGGCGTCCGGGATGGACGATCTCCTCCTGCGCGCGCTCCTCGATGCCGGGGCGCGCGGGGTGGTGATCGAGGGCTCGGGCGCGGGGAACGTCTGCGGGAGCTGGGAGGGGGCGATCGGCGCGCTGGTGCAGGCCGGCACGCCGGTGGTGCTGAGCTCGCGCTGCCCCGGCGGGCGGGTCACGCCGACGTACGGCGCGCCCGGCGGCGGGCGGCGGCTCCGGGACCTCGGGGTGATCGCCGCGGGCGCGCTCTCGGGGCCCAAGGCGAGGCTCGCGCTGATGTTCGCGCTCGGGGCAGGGCTCGACGCCGCGGCGCTACGCGCGTATTTCGACCGGCTTGCCGGGTAG